A single genomic interval of Streptococcus suis harbors:
- a CDS encoding acyltransferase family protein has protein sequence MQNKTKPLNTSLLSLIQFIGAILVIALHCRRLFEADQLHFIQKSIFSRMVVPYFMVTASFFLRHNYSSLSKQYLIRYSKQYLTWSALYLPFYLIYLTLQEIPFPYYPLALLVGLTYTGTSYQLWYMPAFLLGLVLVHFSLEKWGWRITACLACLLYLLGSVETYSSYLAESIFLTAFDSYKTFFFTSRNGLFYAPIFVLTGFYLADKLNQPIFQHRQKTKLLVCIALLAFEATIIYLNQGYDKNFLFSLIPFTAYLVAWTLTTDLFRKKKFQFLKEYASYYYFIHVIPVEISFFFLETSSLTKIQQGWLVFLITIITCQLLSWLIINTQRKSKTD, from the coding sequence GCAGACCAGCTCCACTTCATCCAAAAATCAATCTTTAGCCGCATGGTCGTCCCCTACTTCATGGTCACCGCCAGCTTCTTCCTCCGACATAACTACTCTAGTCTCTCCAAACAATACCTCATCCGCTACAGCAAACAATACTTGACCTGGTCCGCCCTCTACCTGCCCTTCTACCTCATCTACCTAACACTCCAAGAAATCCCCTTCCCCTACTATCCCCTCGCACTCCTAGTCGGACTGACCTACACCGGCACCAGCTACCAACTCTGGTACATGCCCGCCTTCTTGCTAGGACTTGTCCTCGTCCATTTTTCCTTGGAGAAATGGGGCTGGCGCATCACAGCTTGTCTAGCCTGCCTTCTCTATCTCCTAGGCTCAGTCGAAACCTACTCCTCCTACCTAGCAGAATCGATTTTCCTGACCGCATTTGACAGCTACAAAACCTTCTTTTTCACCAGCCGCAACGGCCTCTTCTACGCACCGATTTTTGTCCTGACAGGCTTTTATCTAGCCGACAAACTCAATCAACCCATTTTCCAACACCGACAAAAAACCAAACTACTTGTCTGCATAGCCCTTTTAGCTTTTGAAGCCACTATCATCTATCTCAATCAGGGCTACGACAAGAACTTTCTGTTTAGCCTGATTCCATTCACAGCCTATCTAGTCGCCTGGACCCTAACCACAGACCTCTTCCGCAAGAAAAAATTCCAATTTCTAAAAGAATACGCCAGCTATTATTATTTTATCCATGTTATCCCAGTCGAAATCAGCTTTTTCTTCCTAGAAACTAGTTCCCTGACCAAAATACAGCAAGGTTGGTTAGTCTTCCTTATCACCATCATCACTTGCCAACTGCTCAGCTGGTTAATCATTAATACTCAAAGAAAATCAAAAACAGACTAG
- the ptsP gene encoding phosphoenolpyruvate--protein phosphotransferase, which yields MTEMLKGIAASDGVAVAKAYLLVQPDLSFETVTVEDTNAEEARLDAALAASQNELSLIRENAVASLGEEAAAVFDAHLMVLADPEMIGQIKETIRAKKTNAETGLKEVTDMFIAIFEGMEDNPYMQERAADIRDVAKRVLAHLLGVRLPNPATIDEESIVIAHDLTPSDTAQLNKQFVKAFVTNIGGRTSHSAIMARTLEIAAVLGTNNITEIVKDGDVLAVNGITGEVVINPSEEVIAEFKAAGEAYAKQKAEWALLKDAQTVTADGKHFELAANIGTPKDVEGVNDNGAEAVGLYRTEFLYMDSQDFPTEDEQYEAYKAVLEGMNGKPVVVRTMDIGGDKELPYFDLPHEMNPFLGFRALRISISETGNQMFRTQLRALLRSSVHGKLRIMFPMVALLTEFRAAKAILEEEKANLLAEGVAVADDIQVGIMIEIPAAAMLADQFAKEVDFFSIGTNDLIQYTMAADRMNEQVSYLYQPYNPSILRLINNVIKAAHAEGKWAGMCGEMAGDQQAVPLLVGMGLDEFSMSATSVLRTRSLMKKLDTAKMEEYAHRALTECATAEEVLELQKEYVDFD from the coding sequence ATGACAGAAATGCTTAAAGGAATCGCAGCATCTGATGGTGTTGCCGTTGCTAAGGCATATCTACTCGTTCAGCCAGATTTGTCCTTCGAAACTGTTACAGTTGAAGATACAAATGCAGAAGAAGCTCGTTTGGATGCAGCTCTTGCAGCATCTCAAAACGAGCTTTCTCTTATTCGTGAGAACGCAGTAGCTAGCCTAGGTGAAGAGGCCGCAGCCGTATTTGATGCACACTTGATGGTTCTTGCTGACCCAGAAATGATTGGTCAAATTAAGGAAACTATTCGTGCTAAGAAAACAAACGCTGAGACTGGTTTGAAAGAAGTAACGGATATGTTCATCGCTATTTTTGAAGGTATGGAAGATAACCCATACATGCAAGAGCGTGCAGCAGATATCCGCGACGTTGCAAAACGTGTCCTAGCTCACTTGCTTGGCGTTCGTTTGCCAAACCCTGCGACAATTGATGAAGAGTCAATCGTTATCGCACATGACTTGACACCTTCAGATACAGCACAATTGAACAAACAGTTTGTAAAAGCCTTTGTAACAAACATCGGTGGTCGTACAAGCCACTCAGCTATCATGGCTCGTACACTTGAAATTGCTGCTGTTTTGGGGACAAATAACATTACTGAAATCGTTAAAGATGGCGATGTACTCGCTGTTAACGGTATCACAGGTGAAGTGGTTATCAACCCTTCTGAAGAAGTGATTGCAGAATTTAAAGCGGCTGGTGAAGCTTATGCAAAACAAAAAGCTGAGTGGGCACTTTTGAAAGATGCTCAAACAGTTACAGCTGATGGCAAACACTTTGAATTGGCAGCAAACATCGGTACACCAAAAGACGTTGAAGGTGTAAATGATAACGGTGCAGAAGCTGTTGGTCTTTACCGTACTGAGTTCTTGTACATGGACTCACAAGACTTCCCAACTGAAGATGAGCAATACGAAGCTTACAAGGCTGTTCTTGAAGGTATGAATGGCAAGCCAGTTGTGGTTCGTACAATGGATATCGGTGGTGATAAGGAACTTCCTTACTTCGATCTTCCACACGAAATGAACCCATTCCTTGGTTTCCGTGCCCTTCGTATCTCTATCTCTGAGACTGGTAACCAAATGTTCCGTACTCAGTTGCGTGCCCTTCTTCGCTCATCAGTACATGGTAAACTTCGTATCATGTTCCCAATGGTTGCCTTGTTGACAGAATTCCGTGCAGCAAAAGCAATCCTTGAAGAAGAAAAAGCCAACTTGTTGGCAGAAGGTGTAGCAGTTGCGGATGATATCCAAGTTGGTATCATGATTGAAATCCCTGCAGCAGCAATGCTTGCAGACCAATTTGCCAAAGAAGTTGACTTCTTCTCAATCGGTACAAACGACCTTATCCAGTACACAATGGCTGCTGACCGTATGAACGAACAAGTGTCATACCTCTACCAACCATATAACCCATCAATCCTTCGCTTGATCAACAATGTTATCAAGGCTGCGCACGCAGAAGGTAAATGGGCTGGTATGTGTGGTGAGATGGCTGGTGATCAACAAGCTGTTCCACTTCTTGTAGGTATGGGCTTGGATGAGTTCTCTATGAGTGCAACATCTGTACTTCGTACACGTAGCCTTATGAAGAAACTTGATACAGCTAAGATGGAAGAATATGCTCACCGTGCCTTGACAGAATGTGCAACGGCAGAAGAAGTTCTTGAACTTCAAAAAGAGTATGTTGATTTCGATTAA
- a CDS encoding NADP-dependent glyceraldehyde-3-phosphate dehydrogenase, with amino-acid sequence MKAYNNYINGSWVGSEKSIAIHSPINQEKLGTVPAMSKEEVDKAMDAARKALPAWRALSAFERAQYLHKAANILEERKDAIGEILAKEVSKGIKASIGEVDRSAHLIRFAAEEGLRVYGSSLEGGTYEPTAKSKVSLVRREPVGIVLAIAPYNYPVNLSASKIAPALIGGNVVMFKPPTQGSISGLLLAEAFADAGIPAGVFNTITGRGSEIGDYIIEHPEVNFINFTGSTPIGQKVGKLAGIRPIMLELGGKDAAVVMEDADLDHTAKEIVSGAYSYSGQRCTAIKRVLVMDSVADELAAKLKAEVEKLTVGNPFENKDITPVIDEQSAEFIEGLVRDAQAKGATELTPYKREKNLIWPTLLDHVTPDMEIAWEEPFGPVLPIIRVSSLDEMLELCNQSEYGLQSSIFTSNYPFAFDFASKLEVGTVHINAKTQRGPDNFPFLGVKGSGAGVQGIRYSIEAMTKVKSVVFDVQ; translated from the coding sequence ATGAAGGCGTATAATAATTATATTAACGGTTCTTGGGTTGGATCAGAAAAATCAATCGCGATTCACTCACCGATTAATCAAGAAAAACTAGGTACAGTACCTGCTATGTCAAAAGAAGAAGTTGATAAGGCGATGGATGCTGCTAGAAAGGCATTGCCCGCTTGGCGTGCCCTTTCAGCATTTGAACGTGCTCAATATTTGCATAAGGCAGCAAATATTTTGGAAGAACGTAAAGATGCAATCGGTGAAATTTTAGCTAAAGAAGTTTCGAAAGGGATCAAGGCTTCCATCGGTGAAGTGGATCGTTCTGCCCACCTCATTCGTTTTGCTGCTGAAGAAGGCTTGCGTGTTTATGGTTCATCATTAGAGGGTGGAACCTACGAGCCAACTGCTAAGTCAAAGGTTTCTTTGGTTCGTCGTGAACCGGTAGGTATCGTATTGGCGATTGCACCGTATAACTACCCTGTTAACTTATCGGCATCAAAAATTGCTCCTGCTTTAATTGGTGGTAACGTGGTAATGTTTAAACCACCAACGCAGGGTTCAATTTCTGGTCTATTGTTGGCGGAAGCTTTTGCAGATGCTGGTATCCCAGCGGGTGTCTTTAATACCATTACTGGTCGCGGTTCAGAAATTGGTGACTACATCATTGAACATCCAGAAGTAAACTTCATTAACTTTACGGGTTCAACGCCAATTGGTCAAAAAGTCGGTAAATTAGCAGGCATTCGTCCAATCATGCTTGAATTGGGTGGTAAGGATGCTGCGGTTGTTATGGAAGATGCGGATTTGGACCACACTGCAAAAGAAATTGTAAGTGGTGCCTACAGCTATTCAGGTCAACGTTGTACGGCTATTAAGCGTGTTCTTGTTATGGATTCTGTAGCTGATGAATTGGCTGCGAAGTTGAAAGCAGAAGTTGAGAAATTGACTGTCGGTAATCCATTTGAGAACAAGGATATTACGCCAGTTATTGACGAACAATCAGCAGAATTTATTGAAGGCCTAGTTAGAGATGCACAGGCTAAAGGTGCAACGGAATTGACACCATATAAACGTGAGAAAAACTTGATTTGGCCAACCCTTCTTGACCATGTTACACCAGATATGGAAATTGCTTGGGAAGAACCATTTGGACCAGTTCTTCCAATTATTCGTGTTTCATCATTGGATGAAATGTTGGAATTGTGTAACCAATCTGAGTATGGTCTTCAATCTTCTATCTTTACAAGCAACTATCCATTTGCTTTTGATTTTGCTTCTAAATTAGAAGTTGGTACGGTTCATATCAATGCCAAGACCCAACGTGGTCCAGATAACTTCCCGTTCTTGGGTGTCAAGGGTTCAGGAGCAGGTGTTCAAGGTATCCGTTATAGTATCGAAGCGATGACGAAAGTGAAGTCAGTGGTATTTGACGTTCAATAA
- a CDS encoding ArsR/SmtB family transcription factor: MKLDYRDYRSEIVEKFFIPLIVTEREEPIEADFSQKEKDILKDALDIRDEMEEKLADYRQEVNEVFVWGHIFTILHTLYFYLLDQGQDPKTVEEACQLILKLSQEEVEDAMRTMLASENDGHREKDLSLMELLEKTDKKPADKWYWSLAIRNPLETVQRSVHLLDKLLPIYQPYFELARAEREKFAHEFDIEKLYQESKRLSMTSLDALSVENAQFFVLSPWNYWFAYYGNEQFDTMKVALLASCRIDQIMLSNDELDLDDLTTVLKVISDSTRYQVLVELTKPHAKSKDIAERLNITGAAVSFHTQKLINGDLLLFNTKVKDAKYSVNRDLLQQVIDKLKEDFDL; this comes from the coding sequence ATGAAATTAGATTACCGAGATTATAGAAGCGAAATTGTCGAAAAATTCTTTATTCCTTTAATTGTTACGGAACGTGAGGAACCGATTGAGGCGGATTTTTCACAGAAAGAAAAAGACATTCTCAAAGATGCCTTGGACATTCGTGATGAGATGGAAGAAAAGTTGGCGGATTATCGTCAGGAGGTTAATGAGGTCTTTGTCTGGGGACATATCTTTACAATCCTGCACACCTTGTATTTCTACCTCTTGGATCAAGGACAGGATCCTAAGACAGTCGAGGAAGCTTGTCAATTGATTTTAAAGCTGTCTCAAGAAGAAGTAGAAGATGCCATGCGAACCATGTTGGCGTCTGAAAATGACGGACATCGTGAAAAGGACCTCAGCCTCATGGAACTCTTGGAAAAGACAGATAAAAAGCCGGCAGATAAGTGGTACTGGTCACTGGCTATTCGCAATCCTTTGGAAACAGTTCAGCGGTCTGTCCATCTCTTGGATAAGCTGCTCCCAATCTATCAGCCCTATTTTGAGCTGGCAAGGGCGGAGCGTGAAAAATTTGCTCATGAATTTGACATTGAAAAACTCTATCAAGAGTCCAAGCGGTTATCAATGACTAGCTTGGATGCTTTGAGTGTTGAAAATGCTCAATTCTTCGTTCTCAGTCCGTGGAATTATTGGTTTGCTTATTATGGCAATGAGCAGTTTGACACTATGAAGGTTGCCTTGCTTGCTTCCTGTAGAATTGACCAGATTATGCTGTCAAATGACGAGCTGGATCTGGATGATTTGACAACAGTTCTCAAGGTTATCAGCGATAGTACGCGTTATCAGGTCTTGGTGGAGCTGACCAAGCCCCATGCCAAGAGCAAGGATATCGCAGAGCGACTGAATATTACAGGGGCTGCCGTATCCTTCCACACCCAAAAGCTGATTAATGGCGACCTGCTCCTCTTTAACACAAAAGTCAAGGACGCTAAATACAGTGTCAATCGCGACCTGCTCCAACAGGTGATTGATAAGTTGAAAGAGGATTTTGATTTGTAA
- a CDS encoding DUF1846 domain-containing protein — protein MKKIAFDSTKYLNLQRDHILERIAQFEGKLYMEFGGKMLEDFHAARVLPGYEPDNKIKLLQELKDQVEIVIAINASNIEHSKARGDLGISYDQEVFRLIDTFNDIDIYVGSVVITQYRNQPAADAFRKQLEKHGIKSYLHYPIKGYPSDIDHIISPEGMGKNDYIETSRNLVVVTAPGPGSGKLATCISQLYHDQLHGVTSGYAKFETFPVWNLPLHHPVNLAYEAATADLDDLNMIDPFHLQTYGKTAVNYNRDIEVFPVLNRTFERILNKSPYASPTDMGVNMVGYSIVNEEAAIEASKQEIIRRYYQTLVDFKAERVSEQAVKKIELLMNEVGVTPADRKVVIAAREKAELTTSPALAIQLPTGEIVTGKTSDLLKPTATVLLNAIKQITKIDDETLLIEPNYIRPIQELKADYLDKSNTRLDASEILNALAITAQDSPLAARAMKELGQLNGSEAHSTVILSDEDKSVLRKLGINLTFDPIYQHNKFYQAK, from the coding sequence ATGAAAAAAATCGCATTTGATTCAACTAAATACTTGAATTTGCAACGTGATCACATTTTAGAGCGTATTGCTCAGTTTGAAGGCAAACTCTACATGGAGTTTGGCGGAAAAATGCTGGAAGATTTCCACGCAGCCCGTGTTTTACCTGGCTATGAACCAGATAACAAAATCAAACTCCTCCAAGAGTTAAAAGACCAAGTAGAAATCGTCATCGCCATCAATGCAAGCAACATCGAACATTCTAAGGCACGTGGTGACTTGGGTATTTCTTATGACCAAGAAGTCTTCCGCTTGATTGATACATTTAATGATATTGATATTTACGTTGGTTCTGTCGTCATTACCCAATACCGCAACCAACCAGCTGCAGACGCCTTCCGCAAACAGTTGGAAAAACATGGTATTAAGTCCTATCTCCACTACCCAATCAAGGGCTATCCTTCTGATATTGACCACATCATCTCACCAGAAGGTATGGGCAAAAATGACTACATTGAAACTAGTCGCAATCTCGTCGTTGTCACCGCACCTGGACCTGGTTCAGGTAAATTGGCGACTTGTATCTCCCAACTTTACCACGACCAACTACATGGCGTAACATCAGGCTATGCTAAGTTTGAAACCTTCCCAGTGTGGAACTTACCACTCCACCATCCCGTTAACTTGGCCTATGAAGCAGCAACTGCTGACCTGGACGACCTCAACATGATCGACCCCTTCCACCTGCAAACTTACGGCAAAACAGCGGTCAACTACAACCGTGACATCGAGGTCTTCCCTGTCCTCAACCGTACCTTTGAACGTATTTTGAACAAATCACCATACGCCTCACCGACAGACATGGGGGTTAACATGGTGGGCTATTCTATCGTGAACGAAGAGGCTGCGATCGAAGCATCCAAGCAAGAAATCATCCGCCGCTACTACCAGACCTTGGTTGATTTCAAGGCAGAGCGGGTGAGCGAGCAAGCAGTTAAAAAGATTGAACTCCTCATGAATGAAGTCGGCGTGACACCAGCAGATCGTAAGGTTGTTATCGCTGCGCGCGAAAAAGCAGAGCTGACAACTAGCCCTGCCCTTGCTATTCAGTTACCAACTGGAGAGATTGTAACAGGTAAGACATCCGACCTCCTTAAACCAACTGCAACTGTCCTTCTCAACGCCATCAAGCAAATTACTAAAATCGATGATGAAACTCTTCTTATTGAACCAAACTACATCCGTCCAATCCAAGAATTGAAAGCAGATTATCTGGATAAAAGTAATACACGTTTGGATGCAAGCGAAATCCTTAATGCCCTTGCCATCACTGCACAAGATAGCCCTCTTGCTGCACGTGCCATGAAAGAATTAGGCCAATTAAATGGTAGCGAAGCTCACTCAACCGTTATCCTTTCTGATGAAGACAAGAGCGTCCTTCGTAAATTAGGTATCAATCTTACCTTTGACCCTATCTACCAACACAATAAGTTTTATCAAGCTAAATAA
- a CDS encoding MFS transporter: MKKLVNNKLFLSSFVADLISNFGDTLYYLALMNYVLLLPDTKFALAMITASETLPILAGLFIGIWADKTKNKLDTILATLVIRVGLYALVGFLMGFTPALWVVAVVCVINFLSDLAGQYENGLYMPVSLRVVAAEDRETAMAFKMTVKNLLQIAFQASGAILIGFMSYQNLAFFNAGTFLVSLAIMAGLRPAFAKLLKESPIQEVEQTETEAGLIKGIGQSIKDSYQAVQNIPVLKASIITIASLNAIFTALSPLAILNMKEFSDFVIVNAGTTVALISILFSVGSILGSSIGMALFKNVSLVNLLKFSTLMPVLLFSGFFLHNIYVVLMVIFVTAMTLGVFNPKMSALVMNELPEDKLATVGGGIDAFCQIGMVAGQALVALMVTVLSATSISLIFLLLSVGLLGYSIFTGKNTEKIVASA; encoded by the coding sequence ATGAAAAAATTAGTCAACAATAAATTATTCCTGTCCAGCTTTGTAGCAGACTTGATTTCTAACTTTGGAGATACGCTTTACTATCTGGCTTTGATGAACTATGTTTTACTCTTGCCAGATACCAAGTTTGCCTTAGCCATGATTACCGCTTCTGAAACCTTGCCGATTTTGGCAGGCCTCTTCATAGGAATCTGGGCGGACAAGACTAAAAATAAACTGGATACCATTCTAGCTACCCTTGTGATCCGTGTTGGTTTATATGCCCTTGTTGGTTTCTTGATGGGATTTACCCCAGCCCTGTGGGTTGTGGCAGTGGTCTGCGTCATCAACTTCCTGTCTGACCTTGCTGGTCAATACGAAAACGGTCTCTATATGCCAGTCAGCTTGCGGGTTGTGGCAGCTGAAGACCGTGAAACAGCTATGGCTTTTAAAATGACTGTTAAAAATCTCTTGCAAATTGCCTTCCAAGCCAGTGGTGCCATCCTGATCGGATTTATGTCCTATCAAAACCTAGCCTTCTTCAACGCTGGGACCTTCTTGGTCAGCCTTGCGATTATGGCAGGTTTGCGTCCAGCTTTTGCCAAGTTGTTGAAAGAGAGTCCTATCCAAGAAGTTGAACAAACCGAAACAGAAGCAGGACTTATCAAGGGAATTGGTCAGAGTATCAAAGATTCCTACCAAGCTGTGCAGAATATTCCTGTTCTTAAAGCGTCAATCATTACCATTGCAAGCTTGAATGCGATTTTTACTGCCCTCTCACCATTAGCAATTCTTAATATGAAGGAGTTTTCAGACTTTGTGATTGTCAATGCGGGGACAACGGTGGCTCTGATTTCCATTCTCTTCTCAGTTGGTAGTATCTTGGGGTCAAGTATCGGTATGGCTCTTTTCAAAAATGTTAGCTTGGTCAACCTCCTCAAGTTTTCTACTCTTATGCCTGTTTTACTTTTCTCAGGTTTCTTTCTTCACAATATTTATGTGGTATTGATGGTTATTTTTGTGACAGCTATGACTTTGGGTGTCTTCAATCCGAAAATGAGTGCTCTTGTTATGAATGAATTACCGGAGGATAAATTAGCGACAGTCGGTGGAGGGATTGATGCTTTCTGCCAGATTGGTATGGTAGCAGGTCAAGCCTTGGTCGCCCTTATGGTGACGGTGCTTTCTGCGACAAGTATTTCTCTCATCTTCCTCTTGCTTTCTGTGGGACTCTTGGGTTATAGCATTTTTACAGGAAAAAATACTGAAAAGATTGTAGCTAGTGCATAG
- a CDS encoding MFS transporter, translating to MKKIICNKIFLFSYLADVISNFGDTLYYLTLMNYVLFLPDTKFALAMITVSETLPILSGLFMGIWADRTKKKLDTILATLVLRFVLYVLVGLLMGFTPALWIVAVVCVVNFLSDLAGQYENGLYMPLSLRVLEAEDRETAMAFKNTVGGILMIVFRSSGAILIGFMSYQNLAFFNAGTFLVSLAIMVTLRPAFAKLLKENPIQEAEQTETEAGLIKGIGQSLKESYQVIQNIPVLKASILTISGINTVVSAVSPMVILSMKEFSDFVIVNSGITLALVFNLFSVGYILGSSLGMAFFKHISLSNLLKCCTVFSVILFVGFYLHNIDIVMATILVTTMTTGIFNPKMSALVMNELPEDKLATINAGMGTIFNIGMLAGQALVALMVTVLSATSISLIFLLLSVGLLGYTILTGIKPAKSFVNT from the coding sequence GTGAAAAAAATTATCTGTAATAAAATATTCTTGTTCAGTTACCTAGCAGATGTGATTTCCAACTTTGGCGATACGCTTTACTATCTGACTTTGATGAACTATGTCTTGTTTTTACCAGATACCAAGTTTGCCTTGGCCATGATTACGGTTTCTGAAACTCTGCCGATCTTGTCGGGACTTTTTATGGGAATTTGGGCTGATCGGACCAAAAAGAAATTGGACACGATTTTGGCTACTCTGGTGCTTCGTTTTGTTCTTTATGTCCTCGTTGGCTTACTGATGGGATTTACACCAGCTCTCTGGATTGTAGCAGTCGTCTGTGTGGTCAATTTCTTGTCTGACTTGGCTGGGCAATACGAAAATGGTCTTTATATGCCACTTAGCCTGCGGGTCTTGGAGGCAGAAGACCGTGAAACAGCCATGGCCTTTAAGAACACCGTGGGTGGCATCTTGATGATTGTCTTTCGATCCAGCGGTGCCATTCTCATCGGCTTCATGTCTTACCAGAATCTTGCCTTTTTCAATGCTGGGACCTTCTTGGTCAGTCTTGCCATCATGGTAACCCTCCGTCCAGCTTTTGCCAAGTTGTTGAAAGAAAATCCTATCCAAGAGGCTGAACAAACCGAAACAGAAGCAGGACTTATCAAGGGAATTGGTCAGAGCCTTAAAGAATCTTATCAAGTCATTCAAAACATCCCTGTACTAAAGGCTTCTATTCTGACTATTTCGGGTATCAATACGGTTGTTAGTGCCGTATCTCCCATGGTTATCTTGTCTATGAAGGAATTTTCAGACTTCGTGATTGTCAATTCTGGCATAACTCTTGCCTTGGTATTCAATCTATTTTCTGTTGGTTACATCCTTGGCTCTAGTCTAGGTATGGCTTTCTTCAAACATATCAGCTTGTCCAATCTGCTCAAGTGTTGTACAGTTTTTTCGGTCATCCTGTTTGTTGGCTTCTACCTTCATAATATTGATATTGTGATGGCGACTATCTTAGTCACTACCATGACGACTGGCATTTTCAATCCAAAAATGAGTGCTCTGGTTATGAATGAACTACCCGAAGATAAATTGGCGACTATAAATGCAGGAATGGGGACTATATTTAATATTGGGATGCTTGCAGGTCAAGCCTTGGTCGCCCTTATGGTGACGGTGCTTTCTGCGACAAGTATTTCTCTCATCTTCCTCTTGCTTTCTGTGGGACTCTTGGGCTATACTATTCTTACAGGGATCAAGCCTGCAAAGTCATTCGTGAATACTTAG